The nucleotide sequence TGATTAATTCTTTTCCTGAACTTATAGATCAAGGGATGATTTATATTGGAAATGTATCTTTGAGTGGCCAAAACAAGGTGTTCGATGCGCATGTCCAAATTATAGATGACTTAATAATTGCCACTTTCACTAAAGTCGTTGAAAAAGTTGCTTGTGGCATTTCTGAAACACAAGGAATTTTAGAAGAAGTTCAGGAGCTAGCAAAGCTTGGAATATTTGAGTGGGATATTGTTGAAGGAAAAATGACGTGGACCAAGCAGCTCTATGATATTTATGGCATAGATCCTAACAAGTTTACTTTGACACCAGAGTCGGCTTTGGAAGTAGTTCATCCAGAGGATCAAGAGTATATTTCGAAGCTTTTTAAGTCAGCTAAGAGTGATTTTGAATATAAATTTCGCTTTATTCATAAAAAACGCCCAGAAGGCTTTGCTTTTGGAAGGACTAAGTTTGTAAAAGACCAAAATGGTAATGTGGTAAAGGTAATGGGCTTTACTCAAGACATCACCGAGCGGGTAAGGCTTGAAAACCTACTTCTGGAATCCCAAAAAATAGCTCAAGTAGGTAGTTTTGAATGGGATGTCGTTTCAGATAAATTAACAGGTACGCCACAGTTTTTTAAAATTCTAGGTCAGCAAGGTTCTTCTATGAATATGGAAGACTTTTTAAGGCTGGTTCATCCTGAAGATCTTAAAATTGTAAAGCATAATATCTCTCTTATTTTCCAAGGTGAACAAGTTGATGATTTAGTGTATAGGGCCATTCTGCCTTCTGGTAGAGAGGTTTATTTGATGGCACAATGCAAAACTTACAAAAACTCAAAAAATGAAGCTGCAAAAGTTATAGGGACTATATACAATGTCACGGATCTATACCTCACAAAACTAAAGTTGAAAGAAATTAACACTGAGCTTGAAGAGAAAATAACTGAACGAACCAAAGACTTGACTGCGGTGAACAATGAGTTGAGAAAGATTAATGAAGAACTGGACAAGTTTGCCTATACTGTTTCTCACGACCTTAAGTCTCCATTGAATTCAATAATACCACTTTTAAGATTTATCCGGAAGGAATCTGAGGATAAATTGAGTAAGGACAGTTTATTGATGATGGATATGGTTGGAGAACGTTTGGGGCATATGGGGTCTATGATATCTCAGATTCTCGAGTCGGCTCGTAATACTAATAAGGTAAAGGAACCTGTTAATTTGAACATGTTAATTCAAGATGTTTTAGTTGGTTTACAAGTTCCTGAACACATTACTGTTAAAATACAACCTAACCTTCCCAAGGTAAAATACCATAAAATATCTCTTTTTCAGGTTTTTCAAAATTTGCTAAGCAATGCTATTAAGTTTAATAACAAAGAGCATGGTATTATTAAAGTTTATTGCGAGAAACATGGCTCCAATTATCAAATTTTCGTAGAAGATAATGGCATTGGAATTAAACCTGAAGACAAAGACCGTATATTTGGGATGTTTCAAGTAGGACATGAAAACGAAGCTTTAGACAGTACCGGGCTAGGATTAGCCATTGTAAAAGATATAGTTGAGGAGCATGGCGGGGCTATTCAGGTAGATTCAGCGCCAAATAAAGGGGCTGTATTTAAGTTTACCGTTCCTATTTAATTTATAGCTGTTTTAAAATAATGAAAATGGCATGTTTTTAGCTAGTCTTCCTAAAAAAACTCTTATTAACAATATTTTTATTGTAATGTGTAAAAATGTAAGACTATTGGCTGTAATGATACTGCTTGTGTTGTTTGGCAGCGCTTCACCTCTGTGTGCCCAAAGAACTATAGTAGAGAAGTATGGGCAGCTCTCTGTAGATGGCAATTATATTATAGGTGAACATGGAGATACGGTTCAACTAAGGGGAATGTCTCTTTTTTGGAGTCAATGGATGCCTCAATTCTATAATAGAGATGCCGTTAAATGGTTAAGGGACGACTGGAGGTCTACCGTGGTACGCGCTGCTATGGGGGTAGAAAAAGGAGGTTACCTTGACAACCCTGAAGAAGAAAAACAAAAGGTTATAGATGTGGTAGATGCTGCCATTGATCTAGGAATTTATGTTATTATAGACTACCATTCCCATGAAGCGCATACAGACCATGAGTCTGCGAAGAAATTTTTTGCAGAAATGGCAGAAAGATACCATAAGTACCCCAATGTTATTTACGAAATATATAATGAGCCTTTGCAAGACGCCTCATGGTCCAACGATATTAAACCTTACGCAGAAGCTGTTATCAGCACGATCAGAAAGTACGATAGTAACAACCTAATAATAGTCGGAACTCGCCAATGGTCGCAAATGGTAAGCGAAGCTGCTGCCGATCCAATAGATGGTGAAAATATTGTATATACAGTCCACTATTACGCTGCCACACATGGAAAGTGGTTGATCAATGAAACAAAAAAAGCCCTGGATAAAGGTATTGCGGTTTTTGTGTCCGAGTACGGCATTACGACCGCTTCCGGCGATGGACGGATTGATTACAAACGTGCGCAGGAATGGTATGATTTTCTGGACGAAAGGAAAATTAGCTGGTGTAATTGGTCAATTGCAGACAAAGAGGAAACTTCGGCAGCCCTTAAGCCTGGGGCAAGTGGTAAAGGTGGATGGAAAGAAAGTGAACTTACAGAGTCAGGTACATTTGTCAGAAATGAGCTGATAAAGAAGAATACACCTATTTTTAAGTCAATAAAGAAAAAGTAAAAATAAACTTCCCTGATAATAGTAGCCTCCTGTAGGTTTATATCAGGGAAGTTTTGTTTTTTTAGCTTACCAGAAAGTCAATTTGGTCGTCACCGTTAGATTTTTTTATCTCTTTATAAAGTTTTGATAAATAAGCAATTTGCTCTTCTGCTGAAACAGCTTCTAGCTTTACACCTGGTTTTTGAAAGCAAAATGGGGGAGAAGCTTTAAGTAACTGCCATGGCTCTAAGGAGCCTTTTTCCATTTCATAGTTTAAAAGGGGGTGCATTCCCAAAAAGTTTAAAGGATCCTCTTCTGATTTTTGAAGGAAGTTCTTAAAGTCTACCCTCAATTCTTCCAGCTCTCCTGTTTCGCTAAAAAGCTTTATGACATTATCATTTCTGAGCAGAAATTGATCGCCCATACAGTCTTGCCCAAACGGAATATCTGTATCCAAAATTTCAGGGTAATGCTTCCAGAAGGCGTTTTTTCCTGTCCATGCTTCATCTAGTGAATGCCAGGAAGGTGAATGGCAGCAACCTCTGATATGTAGCCCCCCTTTATATGCAACAACCCCATTTATTTGTTCTAGAAAGATCTGTAGTTGCTCTGGAAGCGCATTAAAGGTATTTTGGTCCTCTATTTTGTTGTGTTTATATGTTATTCCTGATATTCGCATAGTTGATGTATTGGTGCTTTGATTAATTTTTATAAAATTAAAAATAAATTTTTCAGGATAGTAGGTTTTTTGAAAAATGCGGAATATATTTGAGTATACTTTTTAAGTAATAGTGTCCTCAGATACCTGCCAATAATTGTATAATTAACAACCGGTTCCTGTAGTAACAAGATTTCTTAAAAAAAATATAAGAAGTAAATGAACTTCTTGTACCAAAAAATGCTTATTTATTTATTACAATTTAATACTAATGCAAACAGGAACAGTAAAGTTTTTTAATGAATCAAAAGGATTTGGATTTATTAAACCATCAGAGTCAGGAGACGACATTTTTGTACACGCTTCAGGCTTAATCGATCAAATTCGTGAGAACGACAAAGTTCAATTCGAAGTTGAAAGAGGTAAAAAAGGTCTTAACGCAGTAAACGTTGAGCTAATCGACTAAGAAGTTAATATATTTATATAAAAAAGACTTTCTTTGTTAAAACCACCTGCATTAAGGTGGTTTTTTTATTTTATAGCTATTGTTGTTTCTATGGCGTTGAGATAACTTTTTTGATATAAATAGGTTTTTGTTTTTTCTAAGCTTTTATGATATTGCTTTTGGAAGGTTATTGCATACCTCTTTATTTTTAAGAAATAATCACGCGTTTTTTGGTAAATGGTAGATTTGGATGACAAACAGTGGCTTGAGCATATTTATAGGAATACCCCTGTAGCCATTGGTGTATATTTAGGAGAAAACCATGTTATAAGGCTTGCTAATAGTGCTATGTGTGCCGTGTGGGATAGAAGTGAAGCAGAGATTTTAGGTAAACCTCTTTTTGATGCTTTGTCTGAGGTCAGGGGACAAGGCTTTGAAGGTATTTTGGCAGACGTATATAATACAGGGAAAGCATTTTCTGGAAACGAACTTCCAGCAGTTCTGAAAAGGAATGGTAAGTTAGAAACAGCTTATTTCAATATACTATATACTCCTTTTTATGATAAAGATGGACAAGTTTGTGGTATTACTCAATCTGCTACTGAAGTAACGGAACTTGTTTTGTCGAAGCAACAGCTAGAGCGGGATCAAGACCTTCTTCAATCTGCTTTGGAATCTGGCAAAGTGGGTACTTGGTATATGGACTTTGTAAACGATACTGTAATTCGTTCGCTTGAACATGATATGGCCTTTGGCTACGACAGTCCTTTGGCATCCTGGAACGTGGATATGTTTGTTGAACATGTTTTGCCTGAAGATCGCGAGCTCGCTATGAAATATTATGAAGAGAGTCTTAAAACTGGCAATGCAGACTATGAGTTACGGGTACGTTGGCCGGATCAGAGTGTTCATTGGATTAAAGTTAAAGGTAAGGCTCATTATAATTTGGTTGGAGATGCAATAAGCATGTCTGGGATAATTTTGGACATAACCGATCAAAAAACTGCGCTTGAAAAGGAGAAGCTTTTGTCTGCTGAACTTGCTGCACGTGAGGAAGCAAAGAAGCAAGCTCAAGTTTTGCATGATCTTTATATGGAAATACCGGCAGGTATCGCTGTTATGCGTGGGCCAAATTTTGTTATTGAGCTTGTTAACCCTGAGTATCAAAAACTTTTTCCAGGTAAATCATTGGTAGGGAAATCCTTGCTTGAAGCTGTTCCTGAACTTACGGGACAGGAAGTTTCTGATATTTTAAAAAATGTATATGAAACAGGTAAGACTTATTCATGTAAAGAAGTTGCTATTGATTTTTATAAAGAAGATGGTGAGTTAGAAACCAGGTATTTTAATGCTATATATAAAGCCTTGTATAATTCTGAAGGGGAAGTTGATGGGGTGTTGTCTTTTGGGTATGAGATTACAAGTGAAATAAAGGGTCGGAAATTGGTGGAGAGAGGGGAAGAGAGCTTACGGATTGCATTAGAAGCTGGAAATATGGGTACTTGGCATTTGGATTTGATAAACGATACTTCGGAGCGGTCTTTGCAGCATGATCAGATTTTTGGATATAAAGAGTTGTTGCCAAGTTGGGGGTATGAAATTTTCATGTCCCATATTTTGCCTGAAGATAAAGCACAAGTTGCAGAAAAGTTTCAAATAGCTGCTGAAGTTGGCAGTTTGGAATTTGAGGCACGTATACTCAGGGCTGATAATGAAGTGAGGTGGATTACGGCCAAAGGTAAGGCCTTCTACCAAAATGAAATACCAGTCCGAATGGCTGGTATTGTAATGGATATTACTGATAGAAAGGTGGCTGAAGAAAAGTTGAAAAGATTGACTGAAGATCTAGAAGCCAGAAATGTTGAACTGCAAATAGCTAACCAAGAACGTCAGAAAAGCTTTGAAGAACTTGTGCATACGAACGAAAAGCTTACTAGGATCAACTCTGATTTGGACAACTTTATTTATACTGCCTCCCATGACTTGAAGGCTCCTATTTCTAATTTAGAAGGTTTACTCTCAACTGTATTGTCAGAGACAGAGGTGTCAGACGAGTTGAACCCTGTTTATCAAATGATGTTTGAGTCTATAGAGCGTTTTAAGGAAACATTAAAAGACCTAACTGATATTTCGCATGTCCATAAAGGGTATGACGATCCCCCTCAAGAGGTGTCTGTTCAGCATATGCTAGACGAGGTGTTAGAAGATATTAAAGTGATGACTGTCAATAGTAAGGCAGAAATAAGAACCAACTTTAAGGTGCCAAACATAAAGTTCTCTAAAAAGAACCTTCGAAGTATTATTTATAATTTGGTGACAAATGCTCTGAAATATTCATCACCTAAGAGGAAGCCTTTGGTGGAAATTGGCACCGAAAGAAATGGCGACTTTGTGCTGTTAAAAGTTAAAGATAATGGTTTAGGGATGGATGAAAAGCACAAAAGAAAGATTTTTAGTATGTTTAAGCGCTTGCATGATCATGTAGAGGGCTCTGGTGTGGGCCTCTTTATTGTTAAGAGGATGATAGACAATGTTGGTGGGGAGATCATAGTTGAAAGCGAGGTAGACAAAGGCTCTGAGTTTAAAATATACTTTCCTCTTGTATAAGGTTGACTTTCCCTAGTGTTTTCCTTATGGTATATTAATAGACCGTTTATAGCGTTATAGGTTTAGTTGTCACCTTTGGTCTTGCCGCTTCGAAGTGAAAAAATGATCTGGTCTATTGTAGATATTGAAACAACCGGAGGTGTTGCCTCGGGAAATAGGATTATAGAAATTGCGATTTTTCGATTTAATAAAGATGGAATAATTGACGAGTATCATACCCTTTTAAATCCGAACCTTCGTATCCCTGGTTTTATTACCTCTCTCACAGGTATTACGAATGAAATGGTAAGGGATGCTCCCTCTTTTGAAGATGTTGCAGATGAAATAGATGCAATTACCAAGGGTAGTGTTTTTATCGCCCATAATGTAAATTTTGATTATACTTTTTTAAAGAAGGAATTTGAATCTATAGGCAAGACTTTTGATCGGCCAAAACTATGCTCAGTAAGGCTTAGTAGGAAAATTTTTCCCGGTTTACCTTCTTATAGCCTAGGTAATTTATGCAACAGCTTAGGGATAGTTGTAAAAAATCGTCACAGAGCATACGGAGATGCAGAAGCAACTGTTCACCTTTTCTCCCTTCTTTTAAAAAACGATTCAGAAGGGTTTATTGAAAAGTCTCTGAAGAGAAACTCTCGTGAATCACTTTTGCCCGGACATTTACCACGTGAGCAATTTGATGCCCTTCCAGAAGCGCCTGGGGTTTATTACTTTCTCAATCAAAAAGGGAAAGTTATATATGTAGGAAAAGCTTTGAATATTAAAAAGCGGGTTATTAGTCATTTTTCTGCTAAAAATAAGAGTCAGCAAAGCCAGCATTTTATTAGAGAGATTCATGGTGTTAGATACACTTTATGCGGAAATGAACTGATCGCGCTTTTGTTAGAATCTTACGAAATAAAAAAGCACTGGCCATTCTATAACCGTGTTCAGAAGCGGGTCAAACAAAACTATGGTATTTATAGCTATGAAGACCAAGAAGGATACTTGCGGTTGACGATTGGCAATGTTAAGAAGCACCAAAAGCCTCTGCTTTACTTCCGGTATATCTTAGAAGCAAGAGATTTTTTGTCAAGAACAACCCAAGATTTTGAATTATGTCCTCGCCTTACAGGGTTGCAAAATACCCAAGGGCATTGTACTGATTATGGGGCAGGTGTTTGTAAAGGGGCATGCGGGAAATCTGAAAGCCCTGAACGGTATAATGCTAAAGTTTCGATAGCAATAGATAGCTTTATTGGAAGCGCTAAGACTTATGTCATAAAAGGAGAGGGTAGGAGTGACGATGAACTGTCTATAGTGCTTGTTGAATGCGGAAAGTATTTGGGTTTTGGATATTTGCCTATCGATGATTTTAATAATGACTTGCTAAAGTTAAAAGCTGTAGTAAATGGGCATTGGGATAACCAAGATATTCAGAAAATCTTAGAAAGCTATTTGAGAAGTGGAAACGCAAGCTCTGTTTATTATTTTGCTACAAACGATTCAGTGGAGTCAAACCGCCAGACTGCACAGTCTCATACTTCTACTTTTAACCTGACACTTTTTTAACTATAGCACTAGTATTTTCAGCTTAAGCAGAGGGGGAAGCTGATAAAACTAACCTAATTATTCCAACCTATCGGGTTCTTCTGGTGGTTTAGGCTTTTTACCTCTTTTTTTATCGTCTTTTTGTTTTAATACATTGTATAAGACAAATATTGCCAGTATTACTACAATCAAAAGGAATATAAATAACTCAATGCCCATATTTACACCTGTTTTTTTATAGATAACCTGTAACCCTTAGCTATGTTATACTTGTCTTTGATTTCAGATAGCTCTTTTGATAAATTGCTTTTAGAAGTATAAATAGTACGTAAGCCAGTCTTGTAATATAATACTTGTGATTAGTAAAATTTTAGTTTTGTTTGTCTTGTTGAAAGTCTTTATTACATGTTTATATATGTTAATTATAGTGCGTACTACGGTATTTATAGAAATATGTTTCGTTTTTTATTGTTTAAATGGATGATTTATTACATTTGTATAAACGCAAACGAAAAACGTAATGAGTATGATCCCATCAGAATTTAACGACCTAGTTTACACTGCTTCTGAATCTTTAAAGTCTCCGGCATTAAAGTATACCAGAAATGAAGAAGATGCTAATGACCTTATTCAGGACACAGTACTTAAAGCTTTGAGAAATAAAAGTAAGTTCCAACAAGGATCAAACATCAAAGCTTGGTTATACATTATTATGAAAAACACCTTTATAAGTAAATACAACAAAACTAGAAGAAGTGTTTATGTTGATCCTGTAGAAGACTCTTACACTTTTACCAGCAAAGGAAATACGGACAGTAATAAAGGGGCTGGTAATTTGGTGTTGGACGATATAAACAGTGCTCTGCAAAAGCTTGATGAAAACCTAAAGCGTCCTTTTATGATGCATTTTTCAGGTTTCAAATATGAGGAAATTGCAGAGGAGCTAAGTATTCCACTGGGTACGGTAAAGAATAGGATTCACGTAGCTAGAAAAATGCTAATGGCTGACTTGCAGGATTATAAATAATTTTTGCTTGGCAGGTAATAGATAATCGGATGGGTATTTTATAAATATAAAACCCTATTAAAGATATTTGATCTTTCGGTATCTTTAATAGGGTTTCTAATCCACTAATCTGGTCTACCAGTATTTGGAAGGGCAAACCAAACCAGGCACGATAGGCATTCTATAGCCAATCACAATTTCATGGCTTCCGCCTGTATATCTCCTGATGTTTGATGTTATGAAATCATAAGAATAACTAACATCGAACCGGTCATTAAGAATAAAGCCCACCATTGCAGCGACTGCATCGGTACGTCTATAAGAAACACCACCCCAAGCCACATTTTGATATCTTACTTTACAGTTTATATCAAAAGATAACGGAGCTGGACTTACCCCTTTTAATACTACAGAGGGGATCAATGACCAGTCATGATCTATAGGAATCCTTACGCCGGAAGTTATAAAGTAGTGGTGGTTGAGCCTGCCATGGTTTTCCATTTCGTTGGTATGATGGCTAAATATTACCGGGTTGAATATTTGATTAATAGATCCTCCTACATAGAAGTCAGGAGAATACAGCCAAAAACCTGTGCTTACATCTGCCAATGATGTATTGGATATCCCATGAATCAAAGGGTCGTTGTCTATAACCGTAGTAAGTTGAGACTCATCTAAAACATACTGCTGAATACCACCGGAAAGTCCCATAGAAATATAAGTCTTGGGAGCAATCTTTAAATGATAGGCATACGTACCAGTAATAGTCATTCTTCTGCTAGGGCCAGTAACGTCATTGGTTATTATACCTCCTACACCATGGAAGCCATTTTTCTTAATTCTTGAGCGGTTGTTCTCAACGAGTTTTTTCCCAATAGGTGCATGCCCACTTAGATATAGTGTTTTGGGTGCACCAGGAAAGCCAACCCATTGGTTTCTATATCCTGCACGAAAGTCAGCATAGTCTTCCGTTCCTGCTACAGCAGGATTGAGCAAGAACGGATTTACCATGTACTGTGAATACTGGGGCCTTTGCTGACCGTAAGCTGCAATAACTATTAATTGCAGACAAAAGAGTACTAATAATTTTTTCATTGAAGTAAATACTATCTTACAATAGTTACATGGCCAGTGTAAGGTTTGTCAAAAATTTCAGAGTTAAGAATGATCACATAGTAATAAGTGGCTACCGGCAAAATTTCACCATTCCTAAAGTTGGTACCGTTCCACTCTGCAGGGCCATCACTTAACCATACCAGCGTACCCCATCTGTTGTAAATTTCTATTCGTGCAGAAGGGAATCTGTCAAGGTTTTCTATAAACCAAGTATCATTTATGTTGTCTCCATTTGGTGTAAATGAGTTTCTTACAACGATTGGCTTTTGTACTATAATATTTACCTCATCTTCAGCAGAACACCTTCCGTTTGAGACTGTGACCGTATAGGTAATGTTATCTTCAGCCATGAAAATTGGATTTTGCACATTGGCATCGCTTAAGCCTACGGTAGGGAACCATTCATATGTTTCGCCTCCTGTGGCAAAAAGTTGCACTGGTGATCCTTCTAGCACTGTTTGATCCATACCTGCATTGGCATTAGGAATTGATACCACTTGCAAGTTAGCTTCGTTAGAAAGGGCTGTGCAATGTAGAATACTTTCTACTACAGTATAAGATCCTGGCTGGTTTACATTTAATGTTGCATCAGTTTCTCCTGGCATCAATATGCCGTTCCTGTACCACTGGAGTTGTCCTATGGTATTGTCAACAGTAAATTTCATGTACTCGTCTTCGCAAATTGTTGTGTCAGCTTCATTAATAACTGGTTCTTGTACATCTATAACTTTTACCTCTGTAGGGTCTGACGTAGTGCTACACCCATACGGGAAAGTAACTTCTATATGATATGAACCTGCACTGTTTGCAGGGTACCATTGGTGCACGCCTAGGCTAACAGAGTCACGGAACCATTCTACTGAACTTCCATTAGGAAGATCAGTATCTGATCTTGGCCTTAAAGGTTGTGTACTGCCTTGGCATATGTTAACCGGAGAAGGCGCTATAGAAACAACCGGGATTTCAAATATGTCCGGGGTAAAGTTTGCAGTAGCAGGCCCTGTCTGACATTCTTCTGAAGAGGTTAGTTCTACGGTAACACGTTGCCCTGGTCTTATGGTATTGGATACAAACTGATTGCTTGTTTCTGCTTGTATGACCCCTGCTACGCTCCAAACATATTGCGGGTTGGTGCCTGGGTTTACAGGGTTTGCGGTAAAGACTGCATTATCTTCTTCACAAAGTGTTACCTGAGGACCTTGAATTGAAACTGAAACAGGTAATACAGGGTCAACTGTCAATGTATGGACATTAGAAGACGCAGGGTTATCTAATACACAGTTTAGAGAAGATGTTACCATTACACTCACATTGTTTTGACCAACAGGTAAATTAGTCGGTGTAAATGTAGGGCTGTTCATTCCTCTTGGCTGTCCATTCACATACCACTGATATGTAGGAGTTAGTCCTTGATTTACAGCTACAGCATTATAGGTAACAGTTGCTCCTGCACATATTTTGTCTGGTTCATTGATGGTGACACTTACTGGAACATTATCAACCACATTCATAGTATGTGTATTTGATTGAGCATCCGGTGCATTAGGGTCTGCGAGACATAGAGAGTTGGAAGTCATGATTACATGAATTTCATCTCCGTCATTCAGTTGGTCATTTGAGTAAGAAGCACCAGAGATTCCTTGAGGTGAGCCATTAACAAACCATTCGAAAGTTGGATTGTCTCCTCCACCTGATGGAATTGCATTAAAGATAACATTCGTTCCGGCACAAATCTCTGAAGGAGTATTAATGCTCACCGAAGGAACTACAGCGTCTTTTACTTGCATCACTACTTCGTTGGAAGTCGCAGGGTTGTTAGTGGTACATCCAATAGAAGAGTTTAACACTACTGTTACTCTCTGTTGATCCTGTAAAGTAGAAGTTGTGAAGATCGGGCCGTTTGCACCAGAAACAGGAATACCATCAACATGCCAAGTATAAGTAGGATTTGTACCTTCATTAACTGGGGTAGCTTCGAACACAACAGGTTCGTTTGCACAAATATCTCCTGGATCACCAATGGTTACATCTACTGCTACATTAGGCGTTACATTAATCACAATTTCTTGGCTTGTAACAGTACCGCATGCACCTGAAGTTACATTTCTTCGGAATGCTGTAGTTTGAGTTAGTGCAGGGGAAAGGTAAGAGGCAGATGTTGCTCCAGCTATTAATGTCCAATTGCTACCATTGTCCACTGTGCTTTCCCACTGATAAGTATATTGTTCTGTACCTCCTGTTGCAGGAGAGAGCTCTATGAGTTCATCAGGAATATCACCTTCACAAATATTCTGATCAGCTCCTATTGTTCCTGGTTCAAGATCTTCATAGACGTGTATGGTCACAGGATCAGTCATAGATGTATTGCAAATACCGGTTCCAGACACTACTACTCTTCTGTAAAGAGTTGTAGTAGTAAGTGCGCCTGGAGCATAAGTAGTACCTGTTTCACCTATAATATCCGACCAGTTGCTTGGGTCACTTGCTAATGCCATTTGCCACTGGTAATTGTACGTTCCAGCTCCCTCACCACCAGAAGCAGCTTCTGTGTTGGTAATAGTGGTAGGGGTGGAGTTGTAGCAAATGTTTTGATCCGAAGCAATTATTCCCGGGTTAAGCCCTGGAAGTACTGAAATAGTAACAATGTTAGATACTTCAGGGCCACAAGGACCAGAGGTAACAAGTCTCCTAAAACGTGTTTCTTCCATGATATTACCAGGGGTAAACTCTGGGTCTGTACCACTCGCAACTTCCTCCCATGGGCCATTATTAACTGATGCCTCCCAAATATAGGTATAAGTGCCATTTCCTCCTGTTGGAGATAAAACTTCAGTCAAAGTTCCTGGAGAGGTGCCGCCGCAAATTTGAGCATCGGTACCAATAGTTCCTGCCGTTAAAGGATCAACAACTTCAACCTGGACAGGTAGTGAATTAACAGATGGGCAATTCCCTGATGTTACTTCTCTTACAAACCAAGTTGTTTGAGTAAGGCTTCCTGCTT is from Cytophagaceae bacterium ABcell3 and encodes:
- a CDS encoding sigma-70 family RNA polymerase sigma factor, giving the protein MSMIPSEFNDLVYTASESLKSPALKYTRNEEDANDLIQDTVLKALRNKSKFQQGSNIKAWLYIIMKNTFISKYNKTRRSVYVDPVEDSYTFTSKGNTDSNKGAGNLVLDDINSALQKLDENLKRPFMMHFSGFKYEEIAEELSIPLGTVKNRIHVARKMLMADLQDYK
- a CDS encoding glycoside hydrolase family 5 protein, whose protein sequence is MCKNVRLLAVMILLVLFGSASPLCAQRTIVEKYGQLSVDGNYIIGEHGDTVQLRGMSLFWSQWMPQFYNRDAVKWLRDDWRSTVVRAAMGVEKGGYLDNPEEEKQKVIDVVDAAIDLGIYVIIDYHSHEAHTDHESAKKFFAEMAERYHKYPNVIYEIYNEPLQDASWSNDIKPYAEAVISTIRKYDSNNLIIVGTRQWSQMVSEAAADPIDGENIVYTVHYYAATHGKWLINETKKALDKGIAVFVSEYGITTASGDGRIDYKRAQEWYDFLDERKISWCNWSIADKEETSAALKPGASGKGGWKESELTESGTFVRNELIKKNTPIFKSIKKK
- a CDS encoding exonuclease domain-containing protein, with amino-acid sequence MIWSIVDIETTGGVASGNRIIEIAIFRFNKDGIIDEYHTLLNPNLRIPGFITSLTGITNEMVRDAPSFEDVADEIDAITKGSVFIAHNVNFDYTFLKKEFESIGKTFDRPKLCSVRLSRKIFPGLPSYSLGNLCNSLGIVVKNRHRAYGDAEATVHLFSLLLKNDSEGFIEKSLKRNSRESLLPGHLPREQFDALPEAPGVYYFLNQKGKVIYVGKALNIKKRVISHFSAKNKSQQSQHFIREIHGVRYTLCGNELIALLLESYEIKKHWPFYNRVQKRVKQNYGIYSYEDQEGYLRLTIGNVKKHQKPLLYFRYILEARDFLSRTTQDFELCPRLTGLQNTQGHCTDYGAGVCKGACGKSESPERYNAKVSIAIDSFIGSAKTYVIKGEGRSDDELSIVLVECGKYLGFGYLPIDDFNNDLLKLKAVVNGHWDNQDIQKILESYLRSGNASSVYYFATNDSVESNRQTAQSHTSTFNLTLF
- a CDS encoding cold shock domain-containing protein; translated protein: MQTGTVKFFNESKGFGFIKPSESGDDIFVHASGLIDQIRENDKVQFEVERGKKGLNAVNVELID
- a CDS encoding PAS domain-containing sensor histidine kinase produces the protein MKDLFEKIVEKSLDGVLVLEPVAESGSVAISDFYIKFYNSKISEFLGVDFTENELLSNVASTFNGRLINSFPELIDQGMIYIGNVSLSGQNKVFDAHVQIIDDLIIATFTKVVEKVACGISETQGILEEVQELAKLGIFEWDIVEGKMTWTKQLYDIYGIDPNKFTLTPESALEVVHPEDQEYISKLFKSAKSDFEYKFRFIHKKRPEGFAFGRTKFVKDQNGNVVKVMGFTQDITERVRLENLLLESQKIAQVGSFEWDVVSDKLTGTPQFFKILGQQGSSMNMEDFLRLVHPEDLKIVKHNISLIFQGEQVDDLVYRAILPSGREVYLMAQCKTYKNSKNEAAKVIGTIYNVTDLYLTKLKLKEINTELEEKITERTKDLTAVNNELRKINEELDKFAYTVSHDLKSPLNSIIPLLRFIRKESEDKLSKDSLLMMDMVGERLGHMGSMISQILESARNTNKVKEPVNLNMLIQDVLVGLQVPEHITVKIQPNLPKVKYHKISLFQVFQNLLSNAIKFNNKEHGIIKVYCEKHGSNYQIFVEDNGIGIKPEDKDRIFGMFQVGHENEALDSTGLGLAIVKDIVEEHGGAIQVDSAPNKGAVFKFTVPI
- a CDS encoding PAS domain-containing protein, whose translation is MVDLDDKQWLEHIYRNTPVAIGVYLGENHVIRLANSAMCAVWDRSEAEILGKPLFDALSEVRGQGFEGILADVYNTGKAFSGNELPAVLKRNGKLETAYFNILYTPFYDKDGQVCGITQSATEVTELVLSKQQLERDQDLLQSALESGKVGTWYMDFVNDTVIRSLEHDMAFGYDSPLASWNVDMFVEHVLPEDRELAMKYYEESLKTGNADYELRVRWPDQSVHWIKVKGKAHYNLVGDAISMSGIILDITDQKTALEKEKLLSAELAAREEAKKQAQVLHDLYMEIPAGIAVMRGPNFVIELVNPEYQKLFPGKSLVGKSLLEAVPELTGQEVSDILKNVYETGKTYSCKEVAIDFYKEDGELETRYFNAIYKALYNSEGEVDGVLSFGYEITSEIKGRKLVERGEESLRIALEAGNMGTWHLDLINDTSERSLQHDQIFGYKELLPSWGYEIFMSHILPEDKAQVAEKFQIAAEVGSLEFEARILRADNEVRWITAKGKAFYQNEIPVRMAGIVMDITDRKVAEEKLKRLTEDLEARNVELQIANQERQKSFEELVHTNEKLTRINSDLDNFIYTASHDLKAPISNLEGLLSTVLSETEVSDELNPVYQMMFESIERFKETLKDLTDISHVHKGYDDPPQEVSVQHMLDEVLEDIKVMTVNSKAEIRTNFKVPNIKFSKKNLRSIIYNLVTNALKYSSPKRKPLVEIGTERNGDFVLLKVKDNGLGMDEKHKRKIFSMFKRLHDHVEGSGVGLFIVKRMIDNVGGEIIVESEVDKGSEFKIYFPLV